The following coding sequences lie in one Leptospira selangorensis genomic window:
- a CDS encoding glycosyltransferase family 87 protein: MRIDLKKSGPVLAFLLFLAFLYANGFSRTDQSSDFSDYYEASRNFKQGKDLYSLDALSEVVKEFESGKLKIDQIFDPEVFFRVKAKIENVGSYIYPPTFAFLLIPISGLPFGVASGIFFTVNFIALILSLLLIGKLLGREKSFLFLSAVLLLSLRFVENHQNNNQVGFLLLFLILVSVSVQKDWLSGLVLALAIVIKITPAAFLFYFLYKKRPMVIVYTIIFALGWIALPALYNPEFTWKMNQTWYDLVLDKYLKSPALRAWKNNQSLNSTLAKYFLAYSDLLNQARFGMPFTTLTVNQVKIISGILSLGIAGPYLYRVYKGASEGFVLSGLFFFSVIFSGISWIHAFVFLLFPTAFILSKLWPKQGQPLLNWEKWKSKLIEYRSATIFISISILVLLLNRSFIGNIAEEVILMFSFLLYTSLIQYVCTFYSDRTS, from the coding sequence ATGCGGATCGACCTCAAAAAATCCGGCCCTGTTTTAGCATTCCTTCTATTCTTAGCTTTTCTTTACGCAAACGGGTTCAGTCGCACGGACCAATCTTCCGATTTTTCGGACTATTATGAAGCCTCCCGCAATTTTAAACAAGGCAAGGACTTATATAGTCTGGACGCTTTGTCCGAAGTGGTCAAAGAATTTGAAAGCGGCAAATTAAAAATAGACCAAATATTCGATCCTGAAGTATTCTTTAGGGTCAAAGCGAAAATAGAGAATGTAGGCTCTTATATTTATCCGCCAACTTTTGCATTCTTGCTCATCCCAATTTCAGGTCTTCCTTTTGGAGTGGCCTCCGGGATATTTTTCACCGTCAATTTTATAGCTCTGATCTTAAGTCTCTTGTTGATCGGAAAACTTTTGGGAAGAGAGAAATCATTTCTATTCTTATCCGCAGTTTTACTTTTATCTCTCAGATTTGTAGAAAATCATCAAAACAATAATCAAGTCGGGTTCTTGCTCTTATTCTTGATCTTAGTTTCTGTTTCAGTACAAAAAGATTGGTTATCTGGACTTGTTTTAGCTCTCGCAATCGTGATCAAGATCACACCTGCCGCTTTCTTATTCTATTTCTTATACAAAAAAAGACCGATGGTGATCGTTTATACGATTATCTTTGCTTTAGGTTGGATTGCGCTACCGGCATTATACAACCCGGAGTTCACCTGGAAGATGAACCAAACCTGGTACGATTTGGTTTTAGATAAATATCTAAAGTCTCCTGCCTTACGTGCTTGGAAGAATAATCAAAGTTTGAATTCCACCCTAGCTAAATACTTTTTGGCATATTCTGATTTGTTAAATCAGGCAAGGTTCGGAATGCCGTTTACAACTCTAACTGTAAATCAGGTTAAGATCATCTCCGGGATTTTAAGTTTAGGAATTGCAGGTCCTTATTTATATAGAGTGTATAAAGGCGCTTCCGAAGGGTTTGTTCTATCCGGGCTATTTTTCTTTTCCGTAATTTTTAGCGGAATCTCCTGGATACACGCATTCGTATTCTTATTATTCCCGACAGCATTTATTCTCTCCAAACTTTGGCCGAAACAAGGACAACCACTGCTTAATTGGGAAAAATGGAAATCAAAACTAATAGAATATAGATCTGCAACGATCTTTATCTCCATTTCCATATTAGTATTACTCTTAAACAGAAGTTTTATCGGGAATATCGCGGAAGAAGTAATTCTGATGTTCTCTTTCTTATTATATACTTCTTTAATACAATATGTATGCACTTTCTATTCGGATAGAACTAGTTAG